One Novosphingobium sp. G106 DNA segment encodes these proteins:
- a CDS encoding site-specific integrase: MSQSSSITLSAIGQLLSGRLHDTHTPGLFLEATKGGKKVWKYRRRSAGNKAIITMRLGTFPTNSIADAREWARELNAQTEGGLDPREEQRELIRQQDMTVEIAHGLYLAAAREGRASRAKRPNKPRTIGDKLEIYTRDIAPMLGKCSVFDITENDLIRLVETKGKTAKIRANRLAAELKVFFGWASGLRGLEVGLQRDPAARLGDLRFPETSRDRILGLDELEWFLVAVAEEPRDFRRGMLAWLLTATRFNEVVRARTDEISDGTWTIPSDRSKNSKAHVIALGPWGQSLMASTGDWVFPAEKVNGPRKTGWYVARNRVHARMEALAGRPIARFTPHDLRRTARSNTKRLKVDFDTAEAMMNHQKTGLERIYDVYGLEEEKAAWFLLWEREIVRLAQKSGVAEKLEIPNLDLPAASTGQQSSWQAYLGHQATRITVSYSSRPVSARGRTSA, from the coding sequence GTGTCTCAGTCCAGTTCCATTACCCTTTCCGCAATCGGCCAACTACTCTCGGGGCGGCTTCATGATACCCATACGCCCGGTCTTTTTCTGGAGGCGACCAAAGGCGGGAAAAAGGTCTGGAAATACCGTCGTCGCTCTGCGGGGAACAAAGCCATCATCACGATGCGGCTGGGAACCTTCCCTACAAACAGCATTGCAGATGCGCGGGAGTGGGCGCGCGAGCTCAACGCGCAGACTGAAGGCGGACTCGATCCCCGAGAAGAGCAACGTGAGCTGATCCGCCAGCAAGACATGACCGTTGAAATCGCGCATGGTCTCTATCTGGCCGCTGCGCGAGAAGGCCGGGCATCCCGTGCCAAAAGACCCAACAAGCCCCGGACGATCGGGGACAAGCTGGAGATCTACACGCGCGATATCGCGCCAATGCTCGGCAAATGCTCAGTCTTCGATATCACGGAAAACGATCTGATCCGCCTCGTCGAGACCAAGGGAAAGACCGCCAAGATCAGGGCGAACCGCTTGGCGGCCGAACTCAAAGTCTTTTTCGGATGGGCATCGGGGCTTCGCGGCCTTGAGGTTGGTCTGCAACGCGATCCTGCAGCGCGCCTCGGTGACCTTCGCTTTCCCGAGACGTCCCGTGACAGAATTCTCGGTCTCGACGAACTTGAGTGGTTCCTCGTGGCCGTAGCCGAAGAACCGCGAGACTTTCGTAGAGGAATGCTGGCATGGCTTCTGACCGCAACTCGCTTCAATGAGGTGGTCCGTGCGCGAACGGACGAGATTTCGGACGGTACATGGACCATTCCGTCGGATCGCTCGAAGAATTCAAAAGCTCATGTCATCGCTTTAGGCCCTTGGGGACAGAGCCTGATGGCATCCACAGGAGACTGGGTTTTCCCGGCCGAGAAAGTGAATGGACCACGCAAAACGGGCTGGTACGTAGCTCGAAACCGAGTGCATGCGAGAATGGAAGCACTCGCTGGGCGGCCTATTGCCAGATTCACACCGCACGATTTGCGGCGCACTGCCCGGAGCAATACGAAACGGCTCAAAGTCGATTTCGACACTGCAGAAGCGATGATGAACCATCAGAAGACTGGCTTGGAACGCATCTACGACGTTTACGGCCTCGAGGAAGAGAAAGCCGCCTGGTTCCTCCTGTGGGAGCGCGAGATCGTTCGCCTCGCCCAAAAGTCAGGGGTTGCGGAAAAGCTCGAAATCCCCAACCTCGACCTCCCAGCGGCAAGCACAGGCCAACAATCAAGCTGGCAAGCATACCTGGGGCACCAAGCCACCCGCATCACCGTAAGCTATTCCTCGCGACCCGTATCCGCACGCGGCAGGACTTCCGCCTGA
- the ppk2 gene encoding polyphosphate kinase 2 — MGKKHKQSRDLEAGGQEPLKRKEYEAHLRKLQVELCHLQEWIKQTNYRGIVVFEGRDAAGKGGTIKAITERVSPRVFRVVALPTPSERQKSQMFMQRYIEHFPSAGEIVIFDRSWYNRAGVERVMGFCTKQQAKRFLEGCPEIENYIMESGIQLIKFWLEVSEEEQTRRFRARIEDPLRQWKLSPMDVEAYDRWYDYSKARDEMLEATDTEQSRWHIVRTDEKRRGRLNLISHLLRLIPYERIEKELVKLPKQSDKHAYDDQATLVGRHFVPEF, encoded by the coding sequence ATGGGAAAGAAGCACAAGCAGTCCAGGGACCTCGAAGCCGGCGGCCAGGAACCCCTGAAGCGCAAGGAATACGAAGCGCATCTCCGTAAGCTGCAGGTGGAGCTCTGCCATCTGCAGGAGTGGATCAAGCAGACCAATTATCGCGGCATCGTGGTGTTCGAGGGCCGCGATGCAGCGGGGAAGGGCGGCACGATCAAGGCCATCACCGAACGCGTGAGCCCCCGCGTCTTCCGGGTCGTGGCGTTGCCCACACCGTCGGAGCGGCAGAAGAGCCAGATGTTCATGCAGAGGTATATCGAGCATTTCCCCTCGGCCGGCGAAATCGTCATCTTCGACCGCAGCTGGTACAACCGGGCTGGCGTCGAACGGGTGATGGGCTTCTGCACGAAGCAGCAGGCAAAGCGCTTCCTTGAGGGATGCCCTGAAATAGAGAACTACATCATGGAAAGCGGCATCCAGCTCATCAAGTTCTGGCTGGAAGTCAGCGAGGAAGAGCAGACGCGGCGCTTCCGGGCGCGCATCGAGGATCCGCTGCGGCAATGGAAGCTCAGTCCGATGGATGTCGAGGCTTACGACCGCTGGTACGATTATTCGAAGGCGCGCGACGAGATGCTCGAGGCGACCGACACCGAACAGTCGCGATGGCATATCGTGCGGACCGACGAAAAGCGGCGGGGGCGCCTCAATCTCATCAGCCATCTCCTCCGGCTCATTCCTTACGAGCGGATCGAGAAGGAACTGGTCAAGCTGCCCAAGCAGTCGGACAAGCACGCCTATGACGATCAGGCCACGCTGGTCGGTCGCCACTTCGTCCCGGAGTTCTGA
- a CDS encoding response regulator transcription factor: protein MSPSCCRILIADDHEVIRQGVCAVLKIREGWQIAGEAANGVDALRLAHETRPDIAILDYSLPQMDGLALTRAIKRELPGIEILIYTMHDRESILIEVLEAGALGYVLKSDATADLIAAVEAMAKHKRYLSATIAERLENYFFERGRDIGITPVLTPREREVVQLIADGNINKQIAHRLNISVKTVETHRASLMHKLKMRTTADVVRYAIRNSMVCP from the coding sequence ATGTCACCTTCGTGCTGCCGGATACTGATCGCCGACGATCACGAGGTGATACGCCAAGGCGTTTGCGCGGTTCTAAAGATTCGCGAGGGCTGGCAGATCGCCGGAGAGGCTGCAAACGGCGTCGACGCTTTGAGGCTCGCGCACGAGACTCGGCCCGACATAGCCATTCTCGACTATTCGCTGCCACAGATGGACGGGCTGGCGCTGACCCGAGCGATAAAGCGCGAACTGCCCGGCATCGAAATCCTGATCTACACGATGCACGACCGTGAGAGCATCCTGATCGAGGTCCTGGAGGCGGGCGCGCTTGGCTACGTGCTGAAATCCGATGCCACCGCGGACCTGATTGCGGCGGTCGAGGCTATGGCCAAGCACAAGCGCTATCTCTCGGCCACGATAGCGGAAAGACTGGAGAACTACTTCTTCGAGCGGGGCCGCGATATCGGTATCACCCCTGTGCTCACGCCGCGCGAACGCGAGGTCGTCCAACTCATCGCCGACGGCAATATCAACAAGCAGATCGCCCACAGGCTGAACATCAGCGTCAAGACCGTGGAGACTCATCGCGCCTCGCTGATGCACAAGCTCAAGATGCGGACAACCGCCGACGTCGTGCGATACGCGATACGCAATAGCATGGTTTGCCCATGA
- the galE gene encoding UDP-glucose 4-epimerase GalE, giving the protein MTQKVPVLVTGGAGYIGSHAVLALLDAGWPVAVIDNLSTGFRWAVPAAAAFYEGDVADRALVARICAERGIGAMMHFAGSIVVPESVTDPLKYYRNNTAGSCALIEAAVAAGVPHFLFSSTAATYGIPEVSPVTEDSPKVPINPYGTSKLMTELMLADVARAHAINYGALRYFNVAGADPEARTGQSTAGATHLIKVAVEAALGKRGHVDVFGTDYATPDGTGVRDYIHVSDLAAAHVLALEALIAEPARSLTMNCGYGRGFSVLEVLDAVDRVTGGRIDRRLAPRRAGDPDSLISDNSLIQATLPWVPRHADLDAIVAHAFAWERRLSEILVGAGS; this is encoded by the coding sequence ATGACCCAGAAGGTTCCCGTACTCGTCACCGGCGGCGCAGGCTACATCGGCAGCCACGCCGTGCTTGCGCTGCTCGACGCCGGCTGGCCCGTCGCGGTGATCGACAATCTTTCGACCGGCTTCCGCTGGGCAGTGCCCGCCGCTGCGGCCTTTTACGAAGGCGATGTCGCCGACAGGGCGCTCGTGGCGCGGATCTGTGCGGAACGGGGCATCGGCGCGATGATGCATTTCGCCGGTTCCATCGTCGTTCCTGAATCGGTCACCGATCCGCTGAAGTACTACCGCAACAACACCGCGGGCAGCTGCGCGCTGATCGAAGCTGCGGTGGCGGCGGGTGTGCCGCATTTCCTCTTCAGCTCGACCGCGGCGACCTATGGCATTCCCGAAGTGTCCCCCGTGACGGAAGACAGCCCCAAGGTGCCGATCAACCCTTACGGCACGTCCAAGCTGATGACAGAACTGATGCTCGCCGACGTCGCTCGTGCGCATGCGATCAACTATGGCGCCTTGCGCTATTTCAACGTGGCCGGTGCCGATCCCGAAGCACGCACCGGCCAGTCGACCGCGGGCGCGACGCATCTGATCAAGGTCGCGGTCGAAGCGGCGCTGGGCAAGCGCGGCCATGTCGACGTCTTCGGCACCGACTATGCGACGCCTGACGGCACCGGCGTGCGCGACTATATCCACGTCTCCGACCTTGCGGCAGCGCATGTCCTCGCCTTGGAAGCGCTGATCGCCGAACCCGCGCGTTCGCTGACGATGAACTGTGGCTACGGCCGCGGCTTCTCGGTGCTCGAGGTGCTCGACGCGGTCGATCGGGTCACGGGTGGCCGCATCGACCGCCGCCTTGCCCCGCGGCGCGCCGGCGATCCCGATTCGCTGATCTCGGACAATTCGCTGATCCAGGCGACGCTGCCCTGGGTACCGCGTCATGCAGATCTCGACGCGATCGTCGCCCACGCCTTCGCCTGGGAGCGCAGACTGTCGGAGATTCTCGTGGGGGCCGGCAGCTAA